The following is a genomic window from Butyricimonas faecihominis.
GGCTTTTGCTTTAGGAATGTTTATCCCGTTGGATTTGAATACTCCGCTGTTGATTGGTGGTTTGGTTAGCTGGTACGTGGGTACTCGTAGTAAGGACGAGAATGTGAATAAAGCTCGCCGTGAACGTGGTACATTAATTGCTTCCGGATTTATTGCTGGTGGGGCTTTAATGGGTGTGATCAGTGCTATTCTGAAATATTGCGGTGCTGACTGGTTTATCACTTGGAGTGGTGCTGAAGTATTGGCTGTCGTGATGTATATTTTGATCATCCTTTACTTCATCTACGATTCTATGAAAGCTAAACTGGCGGATTAATTTTAAATTTTAGATTGTAAATTTTAAATTGGACAATGCAATTGGAAATTTGCAATCTAAAATAATGATTAAGCTGTTTTAATCTAAAATTTAAAATCTAAAATAAAAATGGTGGATTTAAAAGATCGTTTTTTGAAATACGTGAGTTTCGACACGCAAAGTGACGAAATGAGCGAGACTTTCCCTTCTACCGAAAAGCAGAAAGTGTTGCTGAAATACTTGGTAGAGGAAATGAAATCTCTTGGGTTAACCGAAGTGGAGATGGACGAGCATAGTTATGCTATGGGTACAATTCCCGCTACTCCGGGTTATGAGGATCGTCCGGTGATTGGTTTTATCTCTCACGTGGATACGAGTCCGGATATGAGCGGGGCGAATATCAAACCGCAGATTATCGAGAATTATGATGGAAAGGATATTCGTTTGAACGAAGATCTGATGATGACGGTGAAGGATTTCCCGGAATTGTCTGCGTTTAAAGGACATACGTTGATTACAACCGACGGGACAACTTTGTTGGGTGCTGACGATAAAGCGGGGGTTGCCGAGATCATGACGGCTGCCGAGTATCTAATGGCACATCCCGAAATCAAGCATGGGAAGATCCGTATCGGTTTCACTCCGGATGAGGAAGTGGGCCGGGGAGTGGATTATTTCAACGTGGAGAAATTCGGCGCTAAATTCGCTTACACCATTGATGGTGGGTTCGAGGGCGAATTGGAATATGAAAACTTCAATGCCGCCAGTGCCAAGGTGGCTATTCAAGGACGTAACGTGCATCCGGGTTATGCTAAAGATAAGATGATTAATGCTTTGCAGGTAGCTGCCGAGGTGAATAGCCTGTTACCTGCCTGGGAGCGTCCGGAGCATACTGATGGATACGAGGGTTTCTATCATTTGGTAGGATTGAGCGGTTCCGTGGAGAACGCGGAAATCAGTTATATCATTCGGGATCATATCCGGGAGAAGTTTGAGGCTAAAAAACAATTCATGATGAAAGTGGTAGAATTGTTGACTCAGAAGTATGGCGAAGGTGTGTTGACGTTAACTTTGAAGGATCAATATTATAATATGCGTGAGATGGTTGAGCCGCATCCGGAAGTGATCGACAAGGCGTTCAAGGCTATGGAGCAAGCCGGGGTAACCCCGATTGTCCGTCCGATCCGTGGAGGTACCGATGGCGCCCGTCTTTCATACATGGGATTGCCTTGTCCGAATTTATTCACCGGGGGAATGAACTTCCACGGTAAGTTCGAGTACTGTTCTCTGGACACGATGAGACGTGCGCAGCAGACGATTTTGAACTTGATTCAACTTTGGGCGGAATAAAGAATTTAGTCATTAGAAAAGCCCTTGAAACTTGCTCTTGTTTCAAGGGCTTTTCTTGTATATTTTGAATATATTTTTTGTGATTGAATCTATAAGTCGCAGTTTTTGTGTACATTTGTATATATAATAATTGTATACTATGGGGAAATCTAATTTAGTTCGTTTTGATTGGGCTGCCAAACGATTATTGAGAAACAAGTCTAATTTTGTGGTACTGGAAGGTTTTTTATCCGTGCTTTTAGAGGATAAGATCCGTATCGAGCGAATTTTGGAAAGTGAAGGTAACCAGCAAAAGTTTGATGACAAGTTTAATCGGGTTGATATGCTTGCTGAAAATTCGAAGGGAGAGTTGGTTATTATTGAGGTTCAAAATAATCGGGAACTGGATTACTTTCACCGGATGTTGTATGGCACTTCTAAAGCGATTACAGAATACATAAATCAGGGAGACCCTTATGCTAACGTGAAGAAAGTGTATTCTGTCAATATTGTTTATTTTGATTTAGGCCAAGGAGATGATTATGTGTATCATGGGCATACGGAGTTTCGGGGTGTTCATACGAAAGATGTGTTACGGTTATCTGTTCAACAACAGGAGCAATTTGTTTGTCATGATGCGGGAGATTTGTTCCCGGAATATTACGTGTTACGGGTAGATGAATTTGATAAGTTGGCCAAAACTCCTTTGGATGAATGGATATTGTTTTTGAAGACGGGTGAGATTGCGGAGAATGTGACGGCAAGTGGTTTGCGGGAGGCAAGGGAACGTTTGCGGGTAGATAAGTTGAGTGATGCGGAACAGAAAGAGTACGAGCGTCACATGGAAGCATTACGTTATCAGCGTAGTGTTATTCAAACAGGATGGATTGAAGGGAAAGCAGAAGGAAAAGCCGAGGGAATAAAGGAGGGAAAGATAGAGGGAATGAAAGAGGGAATGAAAGAGGGTAAGGTTGAGGTAGCTCGTTCCTTGAAACAGATGGGGTTATCTGTTGAGAAGATTGCAATAGCCACGGGGTTGTCTATTGATGATATTGAACATTTGGAATGACGGAATATATTTGAATAATAAAAAGCACTTGAACGTTATTTGGTTTCAAGTGTTTTTTTCCATAAAAAGTTTACCTTTGATAGGTAAAATGCTAAGAAACTAAATAATGACAAATAATGCGTATGTGGCCGAACAGGCTACTCTTTTCCCTTTTACCCCGCCGAAACATTCGGATAGTTTGTGTATTCCCGTACAGACGTGGGAATTTTTATGTCACACGCTCTATTTAAAGCGGTATCCTTTTTTACTCGGTCCGAAAGGATGTGGGAAGTCTTCCATTGCTAAGGAATTGGCGGATGCCATGGGGATGGAGTATTTTGCTTTCGATATGGGGCAGGCTTTTAAGCCGAAAAAGATGTTCGTGGGAGGATTGATTATCGGGGATGACGGGAAAACGAAAGCGGTACGTTCGGAGTTTTTTAAGGCTTTTGTGTCGACTAAACCAACGTTAATATTCTTAGATGAGTTGACACGTACCCCGATGGTGGCGGCGAATTTCCTGATGACTATCTTGGATCGTCAACAATCGTATATCTATGATGAGGATTCTGGGAAACGCTATAATAAAGGCGGAAATGTGCTTTTCGTGGCAGCAGGTAACGTGGGATTTGCCTATGTTTCCACGCAGCGTTTGGATACAGCCTTTGAAGATCGGTTTATCAAAGTTCGGTTAAATTACTTGACCACGGCAGAAGAGGCTGCATTGATTCAGGCTCGGTTCCCGAAGGTGTCTCGTGATGCGGCTACTCAATTGGCCAAGGTCGCCGAGGTGTTACGTTTGGCCGAACAGAAAGAAACGCTATCCGTTTCACTTTCGACTCGTCAGGTGCTGGATGCGGCGGCTTATATCCCGTTAGGGTACAGGCTGGATGAGGTGATCGAGCGGGTGATTCTCACAAACTACGTGATTACAGGGGAAGAGACAGTGGCTCGTTCCTTAATACAGACCCTTTGAACGTGCGGTCATGGATTATCGACGGATAGAAGAGATATATGACGAACAGTTTATCGACCGGGATTGGTGGGGAAATTTTCCCATGGCTCGAAATTTACTGGATCGGGATTTGGGAACCACGGATTTATTGAAATTGGTCCCGGTATGTGCGAGGATCGCTTTTCATGTCACGGGGGAGATTCCTAAAATGGTACTTTCCAATCGGGTTCCTAGTTTGTCGATGAATCCCAAACATATAGCCCTGAATTTAAAATTGTTGCGATTGGGCGTGTCGGACGAGACAAGAGTATTTGTCTTTTTCGGGTATTTCGTTCACGAGTTGGCACATCTGATTTACACGGGAAAAGATATTGCAGAGTTGAGTGACGATGAATTGCGCTACACACCAATGCATTATGATATGATTCATTTTATTGAGGATCGGCGAGTGGAGTCGAAACTCGTAAAGGATTTTCCCGGTTATCACTATTATTTGTATGCGGCTCGTAAGTTGGGGTTGGCGATGGGATTGAATGCCGTGGAACATTATATGGGATTTTATGGTGGACAGAGTGAAGATGGTGTACATCGGGGAATGGACGGTTCCGAGGCTTTGTATGATTATATCTGTTCTAAAATATTGTACCCGAATCTTCTGGACGAGAGTAATTATATGCGGGAAGTATTGTCTTTTCCCGGTAATGACGGGAAAGTACGGCAAGTGAATGCGATCTTGAAATCGATCAAGGATTATGGGGAATTGACTTACAAGGAGGTTGTTTGGTATGCGGGAATGTTGACCGAGTTGTTTCAAGAAAAGGAGATATGTCCGGATCATTTCTTTTTACAGGAGATGAAGAAGGCGATGAAGGGGATCGAGGATTTCAAGACGGATAAGCAGATTAAAATGGCTGAATCCGTTATTCGTGATTTGCGGAAAACGTTGAATCAAGAGCCTGTCTTTTCGACCCAGTTATACGTGAGTCCGGAACGGTCAAAGCTGGAATGGAAGGGGACATTGGGTGTTTGTGACCGTATCGAGGAGTTCGAGGCTGATGTAGCCGAAATTTCGGATGATTTATTGAACCGGGCAAAGGAACTGGCGGCCAAAATACAGTTGAGTCTAGCCATGTTCTCCGGAAAAATGGATCGAGCCCGGGTGATCTACGAGCAGGATTCCGGGGAATTGGATGAGGATGAATTGTATCAATCCCGATATAACCGGAATATATTTTTTGAGGAAGTAATGGCTCCTTCGGCTATTTTGGAAGTGGTTATCCTTTTGGATTTGTCCGGTTCGATGTGTACGGGAGACAAGATTTCCACGCAAATTGTGATCTCTTCTGCGTTAGCCTTGGCTTTCAACAAGTATCCGAACGTGGTGTATTACTCGATATACGGGCATCGCTGTGGAGATGAGGGCATCGAGATTATTCGTTTCCACGATCGGGGCGAAAAACTGCAACTGGGGAAGCTGTTCTCTCAACAAGCGTTAAATGCCAATGCTGACGGGTATGCCATGCTGTATTGTTTTGATAAGTTCAAGTCGGATGCCAAGAATAAATTGTTCTTCATGATTTC
Proteins encoded in this region:
- the pepT gene encoding peptidase T; protein product: MDLKDRFLKYVSFDTQSDEMSETFPSTEKQKVLLKYLVEEMKSLGLTEVEMDEHSYAMGTIPATPGYEDRPVIGFISHVDTSPDMSGANIKPQIIENYDGKDIRLNEDLMMTVKDFPELSAFKGHTLITTDGTTLLGADDKAGVAEIMTAAEYLMAHPEIKHGKIRIGFTPDEEVGRGVDYFNVEKFGAKFAYTIDGGFEGELEYENFNAASAKVAIQGRNVHPGYAKDKMINALQVAAEVNSLLPAWERPEHTDGYEGFYHLVGLSGSVENAEISYIIRDHIREKFEAKKQFMMKVVELLTQKYGEGVLTLTLKDQYYNMREMVEPHPEVIDKAFKAMEQAGVTPIVRPIRGGTDGARLSYMGLPCPNLFTGGMNFHGKFEYCSLDTMRRAQQTILNLIQLWAE
- a CDS encoding Rpn family recombination-promoting nuclease/putative transposase; the encoded protein is MGKSNLVRFDWAAKRLLRNKSNFVVLEGFLSVLLEDKIRIERILESEGNQQKFDDKFNRVDMLAENSKGELVIIEVQNNRELDYFHRMLYGTSKAITEYINQGDPYANVKKVYSVNIVYFDLGQGDDYVYHGHTEFRGVHTKDVLRLSVQQQEQFVCHDAGDLFPEYYVLRVDEFDKLAKTPLDEWILFLKTGEIAENVTASGLREARERLRVDKLSDAEQKEYERHMEALRYQRSVIQTGWIEGKAEGKAEGIKEGKIEGMKEGMKEGKVEVARSLKQMGLSVEKIAIATGLSIDDIEHLE
- a CDS encoding AAA family ATPase, whose product is MTNNAYVAEQATLFPFTPPKHSDSLCIPVQTWEFLCHTLYLKRYPFLLGPKGCGKSSIAKELADAMGMEYFAFDMGQAFKPKKMFVGGLIIGDDGKTKAVRSEFFKAFVSTKPTLIFLDELTRTPMVAANFLMTILDRQQSYIYDEDSGKRYNKGGNVLFVAAGNVGFAYVSTQRLDTAFEDRFIKVRLNYLTTAEEAALIQARFPKVSRDAATQLAKVAEVLRLAEQKETLSVSLSTRQVLDAAAYIPLGYRLDEVIERVILTNYVITGEETVARSLIQTL